In the Candidatus Stygibacter australis genome, AATTTCGGGAATTGATAATAATCCCGAAGCAGTGCGCTGGTGTCAGCAGCAGGGCTTGAATGTGATATCTGGTAATGCTCTTGATCTGCCTTTTGAAGATGAAAGCTATGATGGTATCCATTGCAGTCATCTGATCGAGCATTTATTTCCCTCAGAAGCATGGCAATTTCTCAATCAATTGAATAGGATTCTCAAGCCAGGGGGCATTCTCTGCCTGAGAGCACCTTTGATGTCTCGGCATTTTTATAATGATCTCACCCATATCCGTCCCTACCCTCCTCAAGCCGTAATGGAATATCTGGGAGGAAAATGGCAAGATCAACATCCTCAGACGTTTGAAGTATTGAAAGGAGAATATGAAATTCTCAAAATAAAGTGGAGACATCTTCCCCTTTTAAGTGGAATTGTTCATAACCCCATTTTGGTGAGGATTTTGGAAGTGTTTGCAGGCTTCGGTTTCAGATCATTTACCCGTAGCGGGTACCTGCTGATCCTGCAAAAAAAATAAAACCCGGATAGTAACAGATTATTTATCAGTATTTAAACAAGAAAGTACTTTACAAGCTATTGAGGTGTATTTATTTGACCTATTAAAATGAGTTCTGCATAATAGCAGGTTATCTAACGAAGCCAAAAAGGCTATCATGGCAGAGTTTAAACTCCATGAGTCAGACAC is a window encoding:
- a CDS encoding methyltransferase domain-containing protein; the protein is ISGIDNNPEAVRWCQQQGLNVISGNALDLPFEDESYDGIHCSHLIEHLFPSEAWQFLNQLNRILKPGGILCLRAPLMSRHFYNDLTHIRPYPPQAVMEYLGGKWQDQHPQTFEVLKGEYEILKIKWRHLPLLSGIVHNPILVRILEVFAGFGFRSFTRSGYLLILQKK